From a single Plasmodium coatneyi strain Hackeri chromosome 4, complete sequence genomic region:
- a CDS encoding putative cytosolic iron-sulfur protein assembly protein CIAO1-like protein, which yields MTVEFVVNLENHKRRIWSICWSPDGNFLASVGADKYITIWIKTNKDKIKKTSESSKVWKKFKMFGEGTHKSGSIKFDIYDIIETNHEKSLRHIEFSRDGSFFVVASFDSKCSIYKKNNNDKWVFYKSLEGHEKEVKCASIHPTNKYIVTCGRDKSIWIHAKTDEVNQKDDEQVGSTANAEETPTNGVQNEEQVKEDSQNAAQTDAQCNNQGEIQPNTESQKSNNHLDVDFDFNFDAYLTGHSEDIKFVSWCPLSENTFISLSYDNSLKIWNKQISEWSCIQTLNEHTSVVWCVAFNFDGSEFATCSDDKSIRIWKSEKKVWYNKNKYPFLYEHVVKEGRKLSNESSLCSLINKPNSTIGDSATGVKKVLANDSRGYSNHNSKSTAYGKGSNERNFLDKTAKLFRKIRKPMTQGGGEKASDVPSNFSIIDYSKEDKEVKTALKVVVQNNFVPLYFEHGLFKYVYKYSDMEGGKQGAFAPVEASAEKREDKGADPEKESPSGAHLIAKNEPEDAPQNETKNELNDQPKDQPKDDECISKVSKDGVDQPNTQDADMTHKEEENEESKLSNEEKTNIQSGCTTTQEEQQTSNPVSENVSSVNIIPNLSDKEKDLNNVSFDDWKIKHVIEGYHKRSISYLDWNAYEDLIAASSFDNSLKIFQKKMDTWNLIENIENAHLSDVNCVVWCPQKYQDYFLLATAGDDCVINIWKYTKG from the coding sequence ATGACGGTCGAGTTTGTGGTAAACCTGGAAAATCACAAGAGAAGAATATGGAGCATCTGTTGGAGCCCTGATGGAAATTTCCTCGCGTCCGTAGGAGCAGACAAATATATAACCATATGGATTAAAACGAATaaagacaaaataaaaaagacaaGTGAAAGCAGTaaagtttggaaaaaatttaagatGTTTGGAGAAGGCACACACAAATCGGGTAGCATAAAATTTGACATATACGACATTATAGAAACAAATCACGAGAAATCGCTCCGGCACATTGAATTTTCTCGAGACGGAAGTTTCTTTGTTGTTGCGTCGTTTGACTCGAAGTGTtctatttataaaaaaaataataatgacaAATGGGTTTTTTACAAATCTTTGGAGGGGCACGAAAAGGAGGTGAAGTGTGCCTCAATTCATCCCACCAACAAGTACATAGTAACCTGCGGAAGGGACAAAAGCATATGGATACACGCCAAGACGGATGAAGTCAATCAGAAGGACGATGAGCAGGTTGGAAGCACGGCAAACGCGGAGGAAACACCCACAAACGGGGTGCAAAATGAGGAACAGGTAAAAGAGGATTCACAAAATGCCGCGCAAACGGATGCACAATGTAACAACCAGGGGGAAATTCAACCGAACACAGAATCGCAGAAGTCTAATAACCACTTGGACGTCGACTTCGACTTCAACTTTGACGCTTACCTAACGGGGCATTCCGAAGACATAAAGTTTGTCTCCTGGTGCCCTCTCAGCGAAAACACATTCATCTCCCTTTCGTATGATAActctttaaaaatttggaatAAACAGATAAGCGAGTGGAGTTGCATACAGACCTTGAATGAACACACATCTGTGGTGTGGTGTGTTGCCTTCAATTTTGACGGCTCTGAATTCGCTACCTGCTCAGATGACAAATCTATAAGAATatggaaaagtgaaaaaaaagtttggtACAATAAAAACAAGTACCCTTTTCTCTACGAACATGtagtaaaggaaggaaggaaattatCAAATGAAAGCTCCTTGTGTTCACTTATAAATAAACCGAATAGCACAATAGGGGATAGTGCCACTGGGGTGAAAAAGGTACTCGCCAATGATAGCCGCGGATATAGTAATCATAACAGTAAGAGCACTGCATATGGAAAAGGATCCAACGAGCGAAATTTTCTCGATAAAACAGCAAAACTGTTTCGAAAGATAAGGAAACCGATGACCCAAGGGGGGGGTGAGAAAGCCTCCGATGTTCCATCCAATTTTTCTATAATAGATTATTCAAAGGAGGACAAAGAGGTCAAGACGGCCTTGAAGGTAGTAGTGCAGAATAATTTTGTCCCACTCTATTTCGAGCATGGCCTTTTCAAATATGTTTACAAGTACTCAGAtatggaagggggaaaacaagGGGCATTTGCACCAGTGGAAGCATCGGCTGAGAAGAGAGAGGATAAAGGAGCCGACCCGGAAAAGGAATCCCCAAGCGGGGCACACCTCATCGCGAAAAACGAACCGGAAGATGCACCCCAAAATGAAACGAAAAACGAACTGAATGACCAACCGAAGGACCAACCGAAGGACGACGAGTGTATCTCCAAGGTTTCCAAAGATGGCGTCGATCAACCGAACACACAAGACGCAGATATGACCCacaaagaggaggagaacGAAGAGTCAAAATTGAGCAACGAGGAAAAGACTAACATACAAAGTGGATGCACCACCACGCAAGAGGAACAACAAACGAGTAACCCCGTTTCAGAAAACGTCTCCTCTGTGAACATAATTCCAAATCTCAgtgacaaagaaaaagacttAAACAATGTTTCGTTCGATGactggaaaataaaacacgTGATAGAAGGATACCACAAGAGAAGCATTAGCTACCTGGACTGGAATGCTTACGAGGATTTAATTGCAGCCTCTTCCTTTGACAACTctttgaaaatatttcagaaaaaaatggacacgtGGAATTTAATAGAGAATATCGAAAATGCTCATTTGAGTGATGTCAATTGTGTCGTGTGGTGCCCGCAGAAGTACCAGGACTATTTTTTGCTGGCCACCGCCGGAGATGACTGCGTCATTAACATATGGAAGTACACGAAGGGGTGA